Part of the Benincasa hispida cultivar B227 chromosome 11, ASM972705v1, whole genome shotgun sequence genome, TTCCCAGCATTTTAACTTTTATCAGTTTCTGTCTCGGGGatcttttcattttctaaagATAGTATtcgttttttcttttcaagtaGGCTCGGGCTTTTCCTTGTTATTTGCTCTTTATGCTCTTTGTATAAATCTCTTGTACTTTGGAGCATTAGTCTCTTCTTATAATGCAATAATAAAAAGACCCGtatcctttttttaaaaaaatatatatatctcttGTACTTAGAGCTTTCACTcatctttatttattaatacAATGAatcatttccttttcaaaaaaaaaaaaaaaaaagatttggtCCTTCCGGTATTCCCACTTCTCAACAGCCAGCTGATCTTCTGACTAAAGCATTGTCTGCTGATTGATTGCATTCAATTAGAAGATGCAAACTTATGCTTCATTAAGCATTCGTTTGAGGGGGGATGATAATATCTGGGTATTAGCTTAAACAGATTGTAATTTTCCGATGATTATTCTATACGGTATTTAGTATAGTTGTTATCATTATTCTCTATATTCTTGTATTCTTCTCTTCTATATAATGGCTATTGTGCCTATCAATAAGATCATGGAGAGattaccaagaaagctactctGAAAATCTTTAAGTGTCCTAAAATAGGATGTACTTCTGTTCTGTTTAAAGCCTCATTATATGGAATGGCCTGGAGAATTAAACCAGGTTTTTTCTCCATCTCTCTAGGTATAGAGAATTAAACCAACCACTTTTAGTGGAAGACTGCTCTAACCACCATCGGTTGGCCTAGTGGTTGATAACAGTTAAAGTAAATAATTAAGGCCTTATTggataatcatttggttttttgtttttatttttcaaattaagcctatttcatccacatttcttacaataatttgcatttttcttaagtacaatagttgaattcttagccaaattccaaaaacaaaaacaactttttgaaagctacttttttagttttcaaaagttgactttgttttttaaaccgtaagtgaaaagtagataataaagggagaaatttggaggtggaagtagtgtccataagcttaattttcaaaaacaaaaacaaaaaacaaaatggttaccaaacagggCCTAAAGTATTAGAGGGAATGAGTTCTAGCCATGGTAACTATATTTACATAGGATTTAATATCTTAGCAATTTTCTtaacaacaaaatggtgtaagATCAGACAGTTGTCCTATGAGATTATTTAGATGTGCAAGCTAGTTTGGACATTCACAAATATTaataacaaaaaaggaaaaataagcCACTTTGCCTTGATCATCATGGACATCCGATGTTGCACGCAATTTTTCTTCCCCTTGTGCGAAAGAAATCCCGTGTACAACTTTGAATTTctataatatattttcctttctaATTAATATTGACAGTCACTTGTTGGGTTTTTTGCTAATTTCCTAACTCGCAAATGAATGGAAATGTTAGGAATTTGTACAATAATCTAAATCATTTGGCTCAGTGGTGGTTTAATACTCAAGATGATATTACGGTATATTTGTTCCTTTATACATGTTCTTAATAAAACTttcccaaaataaaaaaatcttttgtTGCTGgactgaaaaaaaaatggaaatcgTTCATTTAGAATACGTAACAACTTAAGTACTTCTAAACACGAGGATAGTTTGAAAAATGAGTTCAGTTTTCTTACAATGTTAGGTTCTGGGAGAATCTCGAAGGAAAGAGGAGTATTTATGTTTCCCAGAAAACTTTTGTGCCTGTTATTCCTTCTTCTATGACATTGTGAACAGAGGAGAACAACTTTGTGTAAGCACCAGTTCTTATTATTAATATGTAATGTATGAGTTGAAGCTTGAAGAAAATCCAATTCCTTCCACTTCCCAACTATCTTTATTTTCTGCTTCTTTGTTTATTTCTTTCGTAGTGCAAGCATCAGTTAGCTGCAAGGCTTGCTACTTCACTGGGGGCTTGCATTGAAGTTAAAGTATCTGATGAAGAGCTGGCAATATTGTTGTCCAATCTCTGACCCTGTAATGATGATGTTATCAAAGCCAACACTCTTAGTGCTCGAACTTTGAGAGGTAATCAAACCACATAATTGTATGAATGTTGACCTTTTCATGCTACTCAAGTAGCTTTTATACCCGATCTAGATATTGAGCTCATATGAAACTTGCGCTATAACCATCACAACATTCTAGGTTTCACTGGTGAGATGGTAACTCTAATGTGTTTGTCATTCACTATTTACTAATATGTTCTGTTTTACGAGTAAATGTGGACAAACCAATCCAGCAGTATTTTGAAATCAAACACCTCTCTTCCTCGACCTTCCTACTATTTTGTTCAGTTTTTGCATCATGATAATTTCTTGGTTAAAATGTcattttggtccaaagttccattttattttagtttttggacTTTCAATTGTataattttagtccatatattctcaacaaattttaaatttaatccttcaaaattaatttttgttgaaattgattaaataatgataatattttTTAGGTAAGAAATGCCTTTATGTAAATATATTCTCACAATTTATAAGGGGAATGGTAGtagagacattttttttttaagttaacaAACTAATTGCAAGATTAATTGACCAAAATTGGACATTTAAAATTACATGGACCAATATggaacaaaaacaaaagtataggactaaaaaagtattttaacctaatttctttttcttcaggaTCCTGAATATTTGAGGGGAAATGATAAACATCTAGTAGAGAACTTTAAGTTGCACTTGTAAAAGGACTATATCAAACACTTCGCAGGTTACATCTTCATTTCTTGAAGGGCAGATGTAATTTTCTTGGTGATGTACAACACGAAATATAGATTTTTTCCCCCTCCTTCCATTTGAGATTGAACCAATTTAAGCTTTGGTTCAAATGTGGTTAGAAAGGcaacattttaatatttatttggatcctggtgttttctTGCGATGAGCTTTCTAGGACTAGTTTTGGCATAGAGGTAAATTTAGTTTAAACCCGTAGTTCTAAGAAATCGGTATCTTCTCCGATGCAATGCTGCATTGGTAATAGGAGATAGGGAAGGCAATTTCATTGCATTCGTGAAGTTTGTATATTAAAGTATATCTATTTTGGTATTCTTCATTAATAATGttgtatacatatattataGGTTTTGTATCTATAGTACGAGTTTTTGCCTTTTTTTCCTAGTGTGTTGGGCTTCTTCTTGAGAAAATTGTATGGCTGACACATTTTGGAGGCCCAAAATGAAAAATGCCCCCTTTTCTAAAACTTAATATTGGCCTCTTGTTTACGTCATCTTCaaacaattttacaaaattaccCTACTTACATTTTCTCTCTTCCTCCATCTTCTTTAtgcatcttctttcttttttgatcCTTCTCCGGTGAGCGCCAGATCCGGTTTTTTTTCCCTAGACTGTGAGCGATCAGATCTGATGATGTTACAGAAGGAGACTAATGCTGGAGAGTGAGAAAGGAGAGAGGAAAGCGAGATTGAGCAAGAAAAGATAGAAGAGAACGACATCAAGCGAGATAGAGGAGAGCGATCCTAAGAAAACAGGAGAGAGAGGAAAGAGAATAGAGAGAAGATAGCGAAAGAGCAAGGAGCGAGAATTGGTCATTCTGTGTGGGTTACGTTTTGGTAATTTCACTCAAATTTGACATTAACATACGGTCAAAATACCTTATTTTCAAAAAGTGGGACAAATATCATTTTTCTCTCCCAATTTGGGTCATCTGTAaacaccccccccccccaattttCTTTTccccaattttctttttctttttctttttttttagacaCCCTGTATCATACtattatttcatttcttttgacAGCTTAGTTGTTTTGTAGAAATGTTACATATAATATTGTTAATATTATAGTTTTTAATGATTGTGTTTCTTTTCTGTAAGGTATATCATcgatatgtatatatatatattaccatGCTTGTATATTAAGCTTTAATGATAGAGGGATATTGACCCATGTATGTCAATTATTATTCTAGAATTTAAGCTCTGATATTGTGATGGCAATTTTTCTCATGTAAACATCATAGTTATCACAATTAACAATACAcctcaaatatttattatcaataatGTCTTTATCTGTAGAGTATTATTAAGAGTTGGATTATTGTGACAGGATTTCTGGTATGATAAGACATgttaaatgatgaatgaaatgTTTGAGTTTGATATATGTTGGGCTTGAAATATGTTACTATGTGGATGCAAGTATTTGGTTTAATAATCATATTTATGTCATAATCATAAGTATGCCATAGAAAAAGATACTATTTGGCTATACCATAAGGGTTGGATGATCTCTTATTGAACTGCTAATCTTAATAGTGTtttgttatcttttttttaGGTCAACATTACTACATTTGCAAATGGTcctttttattttgtgtttcatTTCACCTTTCATTCTAATAAATAACATTTTGTGAGATTAATTAGAGTGTGTATGCATCAAAATAATGGCTCTTGATATTTGAggaaaaggattaaaaaaaaaaaaaaaatcaaccattGCAGGTGGAAGATTGAATTATTAACTTTTTCATGGTAATCGGTGTCTTTTCTACTTAGTTATTCTCAGATTGGCTGATATTGTCTAGGTTTAGACTTTAGTCCTAGGCCCATCTCACGTCTCCCCTTCCCCACTAATTTCTGTTGGAATGAGTGGGTTTCGAACGATTGATATCTAcgctttttgaaaaaaaaaatctctaatcATTCAGAG contains:
- the LOC120090220 gene encoding zinc finger SWIM domain-containing protein 7; this encodes MSASSLVAEAVWKQIESTRLVTDDQLSILHFLFGKNFERATRIVDQRGVKKISGDPSTRSIFQVLGESRRKEEYLCFPENFCACYSFFYDIVNRGEQLCCKHQLAARLATSLGACIEVKVSDEELAILLSNL